A stretch of Flavobacterium sp. N2270 DNA encodes these proteins:
- the creD gene encoding cell envelope integrity protein CreD — protein sequence MENQNEKPMATKSNFFQSNTAKMIMVGALTLFLLIPLALVQDLISERSQRKNEVIAEVNNSWGEEINFYGPILKVPYKEETETTYIDSKTNQTSIQKTTSINYVYFFPEVLQNKTKVEKVSDIKRSLYNPIVFKANMTFNGSFENLNFEKLGIKKENIVWDKASVIIKTTNLKSIKSDLKININGSNYSMESKTDEGDNVFGTLETSSFNITDVSKINFNFNMKYNGSNSVQFIPIGKTTSTSLDANWNSPSFIGNFAPNDTTKAISKDAFHADWKILHINRAFAQQHTGIIPHLKSYAYGVKLIETVDQYQQNERASKYGFLVIGLTFLIFFLIQTISKIGIHIFQYTMIGLALIMFYTLLISITEHSSFTTAYIIAACSVIIMLILYSISVLKNKKFPLFIGAALTVLYSFIFVIIQLENYALLVGSIGLFLILGSVMYFSRKIDWGNN from the coding sequence ATGGAAAATCAAAACGAAAAACCAATGGCAACAAAGTCCAACTTCTTTCAATCAAACACAGCTAAAATGATTATGGTTGGAGCGCTTACTCTCTTTTTACTCATTCCTTTAGCATTAGTACAAGATTTAATTAGCGAACGCTCACAACGAAAAAATGAAGTAATTGCTGAAGTTAACAATTCTTGGGGTGAAGAAATTAATTTTTACGGACCCATTTTAAAAGTTCCGTACAAAGAAGAAACTGAAACCACTTATATCGACAGCAAAACTAACCAAACAAGTATTCAAAAAACAACGTCTATAAATTATGTCTACTTTTTTCCAGAAGTTTTACAAAACAAAACAAAAGTCGAAAAAGTAAGCGATATCAAAAGAAGCTTATACAATCCAATAGTATTTAAAGCAAATATGACTTTTAACGGAAGTTTTGAAAACTTAAACTTTGAAAAATTAGGCATTAAAAAAGAAAACATTGTTTGGGACAAAGCTTCAGTAATCATCAAAACAACTAATTTAAAAAGCATTAAAAGCGATTTAAAAATAAATATAAACGGTTCTAATTATAGTATGGAATCTAAAACTGACGAAGGCGATAATGTATTTGGAACACTCGAAACAAGTTCATTTAACATTACTGATGTTTCCAAAATCAATTTTAATTTCAACATGAAATACAACGGAAGTAACAGCGTTCAATTTATTCCTATTGGAAAAACAACTTCAACTTCTTTAGATGCCAATTGGAATTCACCAAGCTTCATTGGAAACTTTGCACCAAACGATACTACAAAAGCCATTTCAAAAGACGCTTTTCATGCCGATTGGAAAATACTTCACATTAATCGTGCTTTTGCTCAGCAACACACAGGGATAATTCCGCATTTAAAATCGTATGCTTACGGAGTAAAGTTGATTGAAACTGTAGATCAATACCAACAAAACGAACGTGCTTCAAAATACGGATTTCTAGTAATTGGGTTAACCTTCCTTATTTTCTTTTTAATTCAAACCATTAGTAAAATTGGTATTCACATTTTTCAATATACTATGATAGGTTTAGCCTTAATCATGTTTTACACCTTATTAATTTCCATAACCGAACATTCAAGTTTTACAACTGCCTATATCATTGCGGCCTGTTCTGTTATTATCATGTTAATCCTCTACTCTATTTCTGTGTTAAAAAACAAAAAATTTCCGTTATTTATAGGCGCAGCCTTAACCGTTTTATACAGTTTTATCTTTGTAATCATACAATTAGAAAACTACGCTTTATTGGTTGGAAGTATTGGTTTGTTCCTAATATTAGGAAGTGTGATGTATTTCTCTCGAAAAATAGATTGGGGAAATAATTAG
- a CDS encoding NAD(P)-dependent oxidoreductase — translation MKFGIIKERKNPPDRRVVFSPERLAEFKSTFPQAILKVESSDIRIFPDEQYFEKGIEVNHDLNDCDVLIGVKEVPKEALIPNKKYFFFSHTIKKQPYNRDLLRTILEKNIELYDHETIVDDMNRRLIGFGRYAGIVGAYNGIRAFGLKFELFNLAKAETLPDQKTLIERLKRNPLPNIKIVLTGRGKVAFGAKEMLDAMKIKEVSIENYLTKTFAEPVYTFIDVLDYNKRKDGVVSTKEDFYNNPTEYVSDFERFSEVSDMFIAGHFYGNNAPIILSKEMLRSPKCKLKVVADVSCDIDGPVACTIKPSTIADPIYGYLASEHKEVSYTHPSAIVVMAVDNLPCELPKDASDGFGEVFLERVIPAFFNNDKDGVLARAKMTENGKLTPRFAYLQDFVDGKE, via the coding sequence ATGAAATTCGGAATAATCAAAGAACGCAAAAATCCACCAGATAGAAGAGTAGTTTTTTCTCCAGAACGGTTAGCAGAATTCAAGTCAACTTTCCCTCAAGCGATTCTTAAAGTTGAATCTTCCGATATTCGTATATTTCCTGATGAACAATATTTTGAAAAAGGCATTGAAGTAAATCACGATTTAAACGACTGTGATGTTTTAATAGGAGTTAAAGAAGTACCTAAAGAAGCACTTATTCCTAATAAAAAATATTTTTTCTTTTCTCATACTATTAAGAAGCAACCCTATAATAGAGATTTATTGAGAACTATTTTAGAAAAAAATATAGAATTATACGATCATGAAACGATTGTTGATGATATGAATAGACGATTAATAGGTTTTGGTCGTTATGCTGGAATTGTTGGTGCTTACAACGGAATTAGAGCTTTTGGTTTAAAGTTTGAGTTATTTAATTTAGCTAAAGCTGAAACATTACCCGATCAAAAAACGTTAATTGAACGTTTAAAAAGAAATCCATTACCAAATATTAAAATTGTTTTGACAGGTAGAGGTAAAGTTGCTTTTGGGGCAAAGGAAATGCTTGATGCAATGAAGATAAAAGAAGTCTCTATTGAGAATTATTTAACTAAAACATTTGCAGAGCCAGTTTACACTTTTATTGATGTATTAGATTATAACAAAAGAAAAGATGGAGTAGTTTCTACAAAAGAAGATTTTTATAATAACCCTACTGAATATGTTTCAGATTTTGAACGTTTTTCTGAAGTGTCAGATATGTTTATTGCTGGACATTTTTACGGTAATAACGCTCCAATTATTTTATCGAAAGAAATGTTGCGTTCTCCAAAATGTAAACTAAAAGTAGTTGCAGATGTTTCTTGTGATATTGACGGACCAGTTGCTTGTACTATAAAACCAAGTACAATTGCAGATCCTATTTATGGTTATTTGGCAAGTGAACATAAAGAAGTATCATATACACATCCATCTGCTATTGTGGTTATGGCGGTTGATAATTTACCTTGTGAATTGCCAAAAGATGCTAGTGATGGTTTTGGTGAAGTGTTTTTAGAGCGAGTAATACCGGCCTTTTTTAATAACGATAAAGATGGAGTTTTAGCAAGAGCAAAAATGACAGAAAACGGAAAATTAACTCCTCGTTTTGCCTATTTACAAGATTTTGTAGACGGAAAGGAATAA
- a CDS encoding site-specific integrase yields MSILFYVKSSKAAKNGLLPIYQRITINGTRIELSISRFVEKSKWNTEAGKMKGNSEESRLINSHLDILRNKAYETEKWMINNNQEINAQTFKNKFLGIEEKTRKLIVIFEDHNKKMNALVGKEFSINTYKKYETTLSHTKEFLKNSYSINDISIKQVDIAFINDFDFYLRNTKNCNNNSTIKYIRNFGKIIKQCYFNGWIDKDPFLNYKGKVREVERVYLDQEEIETLLNKNFKIKRLDLVRDMFLFSCFTGLAYIDVFNLTQSHIIIGIDGEKWISTNRQKTESASKIPILPVTKSIIEKYEKHPQCLNENRLLPILSNQKMNAYLKELADICEIPKELTFHIARHTFATTVTLTNGVPIESVSKMLGHKNLRTTQHYAKVLDKKVSEDMMLLKSKFDYKINNIESKSKYS; encoded by the coding sequence ATGTCAATCCTTTTCTACGTGAAAAGTTCTAAAGCAGCCAAAAATGGGTTATTACCTATTTACCAAAGAATAACTATAAATGGAACAAGAATTGAATTAAGCATTTCTAGATTTGTAGAAAAATCAAAATGGAATACAGAAGCAGGTAAAATGAAAGGTAATTCTGAAGAATCCCGATTAATAAATAGTCATCTAGATATTCTAAGAAACAAAGCTTACGAAACTGAAAAATGGATGATTAATAATAATCAGGAAATCAATGCACAAACTTTTAAAAACAAATTTTTAGGCATTGAAGAAAAAACAAGAAAATTAATTGTAATTTTTGAAGACCATAACAAAAAAATGAACGCATTGGTAGGTAAAGAGTTTTCAATTAATACCTATAAAAAATATGAAACGACCTTAAGTCATACCAAAGAATTTTTAAAGAACAGTTATTCCATTAATGATATATCCATAAAGCAAGTTGATATTGCTTTTATAAATGACTTTGATTTCTATCTAAGAAACACCAAAAACTGTAATAATAATTCGACTATAAAGTATATCAGGAACTTTGGTAAGATAATCAAGCAATGCTATTTTAATGGCTGGATTGACAAAGACCCATTCCTTAATTACAAAGGAAAAGTTAGAGAAGTTGAAAGAGTATATTTAGACCAGGAAGAAATAGAAACCTTGCTAAACAAAAATTTCAAAATAAAAAGATTAGATTTAGTGAGAGATATGTTTTTGTTTAGTTGCTTTACCGGACTAGCTTACATTGATGTTTTTAACTTGACACAATCACATATTATAATCGGAATTGATGGAGAAAAATGGATTTCTACTAATCGTCAAAAAACTGAATCAGCTTCTAAAATTCCAATATTACCTGTTACAAAATCGATTATTGAAAAATATGAAAAACACCCACAATGCTTAAATGAAAATCGCTTACTCCCTATCTTATCCAACCAAAAAATGAATGCCTATTTAAAAGAGCTTGCAGACATTTGTGAAATTCCAAAAGAATTGACCTTTCACATTGCTCGTCATACATTTGCTACAACTGTAACACTAACAAATGGAGTGCCGATAGAAAGTGTAAGTAAAATGTTAGGTCATAAAAATTTAAGAACAACCCAACATTATGCAAAAGTTCTAGATAAAAAAGTAAGTGAAGATATGATGCTATTAAAATCTAAATTCGATTATAAAATCAACAATATTGAATCTAAGTCAAAATATTCGTAA
- a CDS encoding RteC domain-containing protein, with protein MVVYCYPFFSEFEKEFESLKTKNINIINKCHEIITFLEQKLQDLFVWLKKYKFDNIEDEIHFFKILKPSIVSKLIYYKEILIIETNLPASKKNKIKLYEKALNKIYKHSKNNKNFFEYFRARASHKDQLYFVRSKNRNVRHGDCSYINYDSKLSTSHDYLMATMIAYDTFTNYLENRIEEIEKNCSIDNPSNSTSLNWSVSKVDLVELIYSLHHTKAFNNGNSDIKEIATYFSKMFNVEIEDSIYRSYLDIKSRKTDRAKFLKQLSDTLNHKINEEEN; from the coding sequence ATGGTTGTCTATTGTTATCCTTTTTTTAGCGAATTTGAAAAAGAATTCGAAAGTCTAAAAACTAAAAACATCAATATCATTAATAAATGTCATGAGATAATAACTTTTTTAGAACAAAAATTACAAGATTTATTTGTTTGGCTAAAGAAATACAAATTTGACAATATCGAAGATGAAATTCATTTCTTCAAAATACTTAAACCGAGTATTGTTTCAAAATTAATTTACTACAAAGAAATCTTAATTATAGAGACAAACTTACCTGCATCAAAAAAGAACAAAATAAAGTTATATGAAAAAGCTTTAAATAAGATTTATAAACATTCCAAAAACAACAAGAATTTCTTTGAATACTTTAGAGCTAGAGCATCACATAAAGACCAACTCTATTTTGTAAGATCCAAAAATAGAAATGTACGTCATGGAGATTGTAGTTATATAAATTATGATTCAAAATTATCAACATCACATGACTATTTAATGGCAACAATGATTGCATATGATACGTTTACAAATTATTTAGAAAATAGAATTGAAGAAATAGAAAAAAATTGTTCTATTGATAATCCAAGTAATAGTACTAGTTTAAATTGGTCCGTTTCAAAAGTTGATTTAGTAGAACTAATCTATTCATTACATCACACAAAAGCGTTTAATAATGGTAATTCTGATATCAAGGAAATAGCTACTTATTTCAGTAAAATGTTTAATGTAGAAATTGAAGATTCTATTTACCGAAGCTATTTAGATATCAAATCTAGAAAAACAGATAGAGCAAAATTCCTCAAGCAATTATCAGATACGCTCAATCATAAAATAAACGAAGAAGAAAATTAA
- a CDS encoding helix-turn-helix domain-containing protein: MNLHPKKLFPEIDNIELLNHQVVTKKDLLNFGNALLNEIKNNSNQLEKPAQWLKSVEVRKLLKISPGTLQNLRINGTLNYKRIGGLIYYKYDDIENMLNK, encoded by the coding sequence ATGAATTTACATCCTAAAAAACTCTTTCCAGAAATCGACAACATCGAATTATTAAACCATCAAGTAGTAACCAAAAAAGACTTATTAAATTTTGGTAACGCACTACTAAATGAAATTAAAAACAACTCAAATCAATTAGAAAAACCAGCGCAATGGTTAAAATCAGTTGAGGTTAGAAAACTATTAAAAATTTCTCCAGGCACTTTACAAAACCTACGTATAAATGGAACATTAAACTACAAACGCATCGGAGGTCTAATCTACTACAAATACGATGACATAGAAAACATGCTAAATAAATAG